One stretch of Cydia fagiglandana chromosome 18, ilCydFagi1.1, whole genome shotgun sequence DNA includes these proteins:
- the LOC134673527 gene encoding F-box only protein 11 yields the protein MPSASFSSSRSYVRRSRRKGGHRIPLPSRTQSTEPCESVPCPNNVTGSAMAATACAGPSGSGGGGSPPVPAAAPATTAGHHSPYDLRRKSPPAYHEPGPSGTCSLPARKRPRTSLSQGVDVCNVSQYLQYELPDEVLLCILSHLTERDLCRVAQVCKRFNTIANDTELWKSLYQSVFEYDMPLMHTAPCQFEFMTADECDAENPWKESFRQLYYGIHVRPNFRPKKDSRIKHFNTIRAALEYVEERGGSTPASSSGGSPCAGAGAAAAGAGVAPGGAGAACACAGAGAGPCACRRAAQPKPALVFVHQGLYQEECLAIDTDVQLIGCAAGNVAESVVLEREAESTLTFAEGASRAYAGHMTLKFSPDATSTMQHHKHYCLEVSDNCSPTVDHCIIRSASVVGAAVCVSGAGANPVIKHCDISDCENVGLYVTDYAQGAYQDNEISRNALAGIWVKNFANPIMRRNHIHHGRDVGIFTFENGLGYFEANDIHNNRIAGFEVKAGANPTVVHCEIHHGQTGGIYVHESGLGQFIDNKIHSNNFAGVWITSNSNPTIRRNEIYNGHQGGVYIFGEGRGLIEHNNIYGNALAGIQIRTNSDPIVRHNKIHHGQHGGIYVHEKGQGLIEENEVYANTLAGVWITTGSTPVLRRNRIHSGKQVGVYFYDNGHGKLEDNDIFNHLYSGVQIRTGSNPVIRGNKIWGGQNGGVLVYNGGLGLLEQNEIFDNAMAGVWIKTDSNPTLKRNKIFDGRDGGICIFNGGKGVLEENDIFRNAQAGVLISTQSHPVLRRNRIFDGLAAGVEITNNATATLEHNQIFNNRFGGLCLASGVSPLIRGNKIFSNQDAVEKAVGGGQCLYKISSYTSFPMHDFYRCQTCNTTDRNAICVNCIKTCHQGHDVEFIRHDRFFCDCGAGTLSNQCQLQGEPTQDTDTLYDSAAPMESHTLMVN from the exons ATGCCTAGTGCCTCGTTTTCCTCTTCGCGTTCTTACGTTCGCAGATCGCGAAGAAAAGGCGGACATCGCATACCATTGCCTTCTAGGACGCAATCGA CGGAGCCATGTGAATCAGTCCCGTGCCCGAACAACGTGACCGGCAGTGCCATGGCCGCCACGGCTTGCGCGGGCCccagcggcagcggcggcggcggctcgcCGCCCgtgcccgccgccgcgcccgccacCACCGCCGGCCACCACAGTCCGTACGACCTGCGTCGCAAGAGCCCGCCCGCCTACCATGAGCCCGGGCCTTCGGGTACTTGCTCACTGCCGGCCAGGAAGAGGCCTAGGAC ATCATTGTCACAAGGCGTGGACGTATGCAACGTATCTCAGTACCTCCAGTATGAATTGCCCGATGAGGTGCTTCTGTGTATCCTGTCGCACCTCACTGAACGCGATCTGTGCCGCGTGGCGCAGGTCTGCAAGCGGTTCAACACCATCGCCAATGATACTGAGCTATG GAAAAGCCTATACCAATCGGTGTTTGAATACGACATGCCATTGATGCACACTGCGCCGTGCCAGTTCGAGTTCATGACGGCGGACGAGTGCGACGCCGAGAACCCGTGGAAGGAGAGCTTCAGGCAGCTATACTACGGCATCCACGTGCGACCCAACTTCCGTCCCAAGAAGGACTCGCGGATCAAGCATTTTAATACTATTAGA GCCGCTCTGGAGTACGTGGAGGAGCGCGGCGGGTCGACGCCGGCCAGCAGCAGCGGCGGCTCGCcgtgcgcgggcgcgggcgcggcggcggcgggggcgggggtggcgccgggcggcgcgggcgcggcgtgcGCATGcgcgggcgccggcgccggcccgTGCGCgtgccgccgcgccgcgcagcCCAAGCCCGCGCTCGTGTTCGTGCACCAGGGGCTCTACCAGGAGGAGTGCCTCGCCATCGACACTGATGTGCAGCTCATTG GTTGTGCCGCTGGCAACGTGGCCGAGTCAGTAGTACTGGAACGCGAGGCGGAGTCGACACTGACGTTCGCGGAGGGCGCCAGCCGCGCCTACGCCGGCCACATGACGTTGAAGTTCTCACCTGATGCCACCAGCACCATGCAACACCACAAGCACTACTGCCTGGAGGTCTCCGATAACTGCTCTCCCACCGTTGATCATTGCATTATTCGGAGCGCCAGTGTGG TGGGTGCGGCGGTGTGCGTGAGCGGAGCGGGCGCCAACCCGGTGATCAAGCACTGCGACATCAGCGACTGCGAGAACGTCGGCCTCTACGTCACGGACTACGCGCAGGGCGCCTACCAGGACAACGAGATCTCGCGCAACGCGCTCGCCGGCATCTGGGTCAAGAACTTCGCCAACCCCATCATGCGCCGCAACCACATACACCACGGCCGTGACGTTGGCATATTCACATTTGAGAATGGATTG GGCTACTTTGAAGCAAATGACATTCACAACAACAGAATCGCCGGTTTCGAAGTGAAAGCCGGCGCCAACCCCACCGTAGTACATTGCGAGATCCACCACGGGCAGACGGGCGGCATCTACGTGCACGAGTCCGGCCTAGGCCAGTTCATAGACAACAAGATACACTCCAACAACTTCGCGGGCGTGTGGATCACGTCCAACAGCAACCCGACCATTCGTCGCAACGAGATTTATAACGGACATCAGGGCGGCGTGTATATATTCGGCGAGGGCCGCGGGCTGATTGAGCACAATAATATTTATGGGAATGCTTTGGCTGGAATTCAG ATCCGCACAAACAGCGACCCCATAGTCCGGCACAACAAGATCCACCACGGGCAGCACGGCGGCATCTACGTGCACGAGAAGGGCCAGGGGCTGATCGAGGAGAACGAGGTGTACGCCAACACGCTCGCCGGCGTCTGGATCACCACCGGCTCCACGCCCGTGCTGCGCCGCAACCGCATACACTCGGGCAAACAG GTCGGCGTGTATTTCTACGACAACGGCCACGGAAAGCTAGAAGATAACGACATCTTCAACCACCTGTACTCGGGCGTTCAAATCCGAACCGGCAGCAACCCCGTCATCCGCGGCAACAAGATCTGGGGCGGGCAGAACGGCGGCGTGCTCGTCTACAACGGAGGCCTGGGGCTGCTAGAACAGAACGAGATCTTTGATAACGCTATGGCGGGTGTGTGGATTAAGACTGACTCCAACCCGACGCTCAAGAGAAATAAGATTTTTGATGGGCGCGATGGAggaatttgtatttttaatggAGGAAAG GGAGTATTGGAGGAGAACGACATATTTCGCAACGCGCAAGCGGGCGTGCTGATCTCAACTCAGAGCCACCCGGTGCTGCGGCGCAACCGCATCTTCGACGGGCTCGCGGCCGGCGTCGAGATCACCAACAACGCCACCGCCACGCTAGAGCACAACCAGATCTTTAACAACAGATTTGGAG GCCTTTGCCTAGCATCTGGCGTGTCGCCATTAATACGAGGCAACAAAATATTTAGCAATCAAGACGCTGTGGAGAAGGCGGTCGGCGGCGGCCAGTGCTTGTATAAGATATCGTCGTACACGTCCTTCCCCATGCACGATTTCTACAG GTGCCAGACTTGCAACACGACAGACCGCAATGCCATTTGTGTCAATTGCATCAAAACGTGCCATCAGGGACATGACGTCGAATTCATACGCCATGATAG ATTTTTCTGCGACTGCGGCGCGGGCACGCTGTCGAACCAGTGCCAGCTGCAGGGCGAGCCCACGCAGGACACGGACACGCTGTACGACTCGGCCGCGCCCATGGAGTCGCACACGCTCATGGTCAACTGA
- the LOC134673209 gene encoding CAAX prenyl protease 2 yields the protein MSSIEFLEQNSCTFSVLACIFLTFSYVASLYVWKTKLSRDHPSTIKRRFFSVSCMMLLAPFFTQYFFTEDTTRLGDVYDHLGLRTSGLFSASILPLLLTAILFLGPLTMQFLSGIWKLYAEPVYWVSSWQDWVWVRNHFMAPLSEEWVFRACMMPLLLQCLDPLTAVFTGPLLFGVAHFHHMFEQLKAGFEFKTALMISTFQFMYTSLFGAYSAYLFVRTRHFMAPLVAHMFCNHMGFPNFGEIGQFPPLQRITIVFNFLLGFVLWCYLLTPMTSPDIYDNRLYSET from the exons ATGTCTTCAATTGAATTTTTGGAACAAAATTCATGTACGTTTTCAGTGCTGGCTTGCATTTTTCTAACGTTCTCATATGTCGCTAGTTTATACGTTTGGAAAACCAAATTGAGCAG AGACCATCCTTCGACGATAAAACGAAGGTTTTTCAGTGTATCATGCATGATGCTTCTGGCCCCTTTCTTCACTCAATATTTTTTCACTGAAGATACTACAAGGCTCGGGGACGTATACGACCACTTAGGGCTTCGTACTTCAGGGCTTTTTAGTGCCTCTATCTTGCCATTACTTCTAACggctattttatttttgggACCTCTGActatgcagtttttatcaggcatCTGGAAACTATATGCAG AGCCTGTGTACTGGGTATCCAGCTGGCAGGATTGGGTTTGGGTGAGGAACCACTTCATGGCACCGCTCAGCGAAGAATGGGTCTTCCGGGCCTGCATGATGCCACTATTACTACAATGCTTGGACCCATTGACAGCAGTTTTCACAGGCCCATTGCTATTTGGTGTTG CTCACTTCCACCACATGTTTGAGCAGCTTAAGGCCGGGTTTGAGTTTAAAACAGCATTAATGATCtcaa CTTTCCAGTTCATGTATACAAGTTTGTTTGGAGCATATTCTGCATACCTTTTTGTCAGAACTA gaCACTTCATGGCCCCACTAGTCGCACATATGTTCTGCAACCACATGGGGTTCCCCAACTTCGGCGAGATCGGCCAGTTCCCCCCTCTACAGCGAATCACGATCGTCTTCAACTTCCTTTTGGGCTTCGTCTTGTGGTGCTACCTCCTCACGCCTATGACCAGCCCCGATATCTACGATAATAGATTGTACTCTGAAACGTGA